In the genome of Dermacentor andersoni chromosome 3, qqDerAnde1_hic_scaffold, whole genome shotgun sequence, one region contains:
- the LOC129387003 gene encoding uncharacterized protein, translating into MPKLFLISQLRACIVLALATSAFAGHVAGGYTLASNLGYGLGYGNLGYAGLGYGGLGLSHYGLSHGVGYSGLTGYGVGYGHGYAPAASYAVAAPAVTRTVSTYHAAPAVTAVHAAPAVTAVHAAPAVATYAAAPAVTSVVRSAQVVAAAPAVTTYAAAPAVTRVVQSAPAVTYAATYAAAPAVTRVATYTAPAVTKVVQSAPLVQSYAAAPAVTAVHAAPAFAAVHAAPAVTTVAHAAPAVATYGVAHAAPAVATYSVAHAAPAVATYGVAHAAPVHYGYGVGSLGYGAGHYGYGHGLLGYGLNYGYGLGSPLSYANLLRKKKSVAADATGNGVIIVVVPLSTLVAPGHNLYKSALVEDPNQKLLLLHRTRTTTMLRACILLALAASGFAGHVGHVAGGYTLASNLGYGLGYGSLGYSGLGYGGLGLSHYGLSHGVGYSGLTGYGAGYGYGYAPAASYAVAAPAVTRTVSTYHAAPAVTAVHAAPAVTAVHAAPAVTYAAAPATYAAAPAVTAFHAAPAVATVAHAAPAVATYGVAHVAHAAPAVATYGVSHVAHAAPAVATYGVSHVAHAVPAVATYGVAHAAPAYYGYGVGSLGYGAGSYGYGHGLLGYGLNYGYGLGSPLSYSTLLRKKK; encoded by the exons ATGCCGAAACTGTTTCTGATCTCTCAGCTTCGTGCCTGCATCGTCCTCGCCTTGGCCACCAGCGCCTTTGCTGGTCACGTTGCCGGAGGTTACACCCTGGCCAGCAACCTCGGTTACGGACTCGGCTATGGCAACCTTGGCTATGCCGGCCTTGGCTACGGGGGCCTTGGGCTCTCCCATTACGGCCTTTCCCATGGAGTTGGGTACTCCGGCCTGACTGGCTATGGCGTTGGTTACGGACACGGATACGCCCCAGCCGCTAGCTACGCCGTCGCCGCCCCAGCTGTTACCCGCACCGTTTCCACCTACCACGCTGCTCCAGCTGTGACTGCCGTCCACGCTGCTCCAGCGGTGACCGCTGTCCACGCCGCCCCAGCTGTCGCTACCTACGCTGCCGCCCCAGCTGTGACCAGCGTTGTGCGCTCTGCTCAGGTCGTTGCTGCTGCCCCAGCTGTCACCACCTACGCTGCTGCCCCAGCTGTCACCAGGGTGGTCCAGTCCGCTCCAGCTGTCACCTATGCTGCC ACCTATGCTGCCGCCCCAGCTGTCACTCGTGTCGCCACCTACACTGCCCCCGCAGTGACCAAGGTTGTCCAGTCCGCCCCTCTTGTCCAGAGCTACGCTGCTGCCCCAGCCGTCACCGCAGTCCACGCTGCTCCAGCTTTTGCTGCCGTCCACGCTGCCCCAGCTGTTACCACCGTTGCCCACGCTGCTCCAGCGGTTGCTACTTACGGCGTCGCCCACGCTGCTCCAGCCGTGGCTACCTACAGCGTTGCCCACGCTGCCCCAGCCGTCGCTACCTACGGTGTTGCCCACGCCGCACCAGTCCACTACGGCTACGGCGTTGGCTCCCTGGGCTACGGTGCCGGTCACTACGGTTACGGCCACGGTCTCCTCGGCTACGGCCTGAACTACGGCTACGGTCTTGGCTCTCCTCTGAGCTACGCCAACCTCCTCCGCAAGAAGAAGT CTGTTgctgccgacgccactggcaacggcgtcatcatcgtcgtcgtaccACTTTCAACCCTCGTCGCTCCTGGCCACAATCT GTATAAAAGCGCACTCGTGGAAGACCCCAACCAGAAGCTTCTGCTCCTCCATCGAACTAGGACCACCACCATG TTGCGTGCCTGTATTCTCCTCGCCCTGGCCGCCAGCGGCTTCGCTGGTCACGTTGGTCACGTTGCCGGTGGCTACACTCTTGCCAGCAACCTCGGCTACGGCCTTGGCTACGGTAGCCTCGGCTATTCCGGTCTCGGATACGGTGGCCTTGGTCTCTCCCACTACGGCCTTTCCCACGGAGTTGGCTACTCCGGCCTTACCGGCTACGGTGCCGGCTACGGATACGGATACGCCCCCGCCGCTAGCTACGCCGTCGCTGCTCCAGCTGTTACCCGCACCGTCTCCACCTACCACGCTGCTCCAGCTGTGACCGCTGTCCACGCCGCTCCAGCAGTGACCGCTGTCCACGCCGCCCCAGCTGTCACCTACGCTGCTGCCCCAGCT ACCTACGCTGCTGCCCCAGCCGTGACCGCTTTCCACGCTGCCCCAGCTGTTGCCACCGTTGCCCACGCTGCCCCAGCCGTCGCTACCTACGGAGTTGCCCACGTTGCCCACGCTGCCCCAGCCGTCGCCACCTACGGTGTTTCCCACGTTGCCCACGCTGCCCCAGCCGTCGCCACCTACGGCGTTTCCCACGTTGCCCACGCTGTCCCAGCCGTTGCTACCTACGGTGTTGCTCACGCTGCCCCAGCCTACTACGGCTACGGTGTTGGCTCCCTCGGCTACGGTGCCGGCAGCTACGGTTACGGCCACGGTCTGCTCGGCTACGGTCTGAACTACGGCTATGGCCTTGGCTCTCCTCTCAGCTACTCTACCCTCCTCCGCAAGAAGAAGT AA